A single region of the Methanocella sp. genome encodes:
- a CDS encoding deoxyhypusine synthase — protein sequence MIGNKIKPAEIRGTMTVNELIGQMDGCAFGAGRISRACDILEEMQADDVTKFFGLSGAMVPAGMRNIVSDMIRDGYIDILVTTGANMVHDIIEAVGGCHTFGTETANDFDLRSQHINRIYDVYLEDSCFEGLEKKLQGVFGGLDQSKIYSIRELLTEIGKNLDDKHSILRSAYESDVPVYCPAIQDSVIGLQAWLYNQTGKMHVDAFKDMRELLDRCFEAKRTGALLIGGGVPKNYVLQCMLVTPREGYDYVIQITMDRAETGGLSGATLEEARSWGKVGENSKTVQVYCDATIALPMMLAAVNERKQKK from the coding sequence ATGATCGGCAATAAGATCAAGCCCGCGGAGATCCGCGGCACAATGACCGTTAACGAGCTTATCGGTCAAATGGACGGCTGTGCCTTCGGCGCGGGACGCATCTCGAGGGCCTGCGATATTCTCGAAGAGATGCAGGCCGACGACGTGACTAAATTTTTCGGGCTTTCGGGGGCCATGGTGCCGGCGGGCATGCGGAATATCGTATCCGACATGATAAGGGATGGCTATATCGACATTTTAGTTACGACCGGCGCCAACATGGTACACGACATCATCGAGGCGGTCGGCGGATGCCACACGTTCGGCACCGAGACGGCCAACGACTTCGACCTGAGAAGCCAGCACATCAACCGCATTTACGATGTTTATCTCGAGGATTCCTGCTTCGAGGGCCTGGAAAAGAAGCTGCAGGGCGTCTTCGGCGGCCTCGACCAGAGTAAGATATATTCCATCCGCGAATTGCTCACGGAGATCGGCAAGAACCTCGACGATAAGCATTCAATCCTGAGGAGCGCATACGAGTCGGACGTGCCCGTCTACTGCCCTGCCATCCAGGATTCGGTTATTGGCCTGCAAGCCTGGCTCTATAACCAGACGGGCAAGATGCACGTCGACGCCTTCAAGGACATGCGCGAGCTTCTGGACCGGTGCTTTGAGGCCAAACGCACGGGCGCATTACTCATCGGCGGCGGAGTACCCAAGAATTACGTCCTCCAGTGCATGCTGGTCACGCCCCGGGAAGGCTATGACTATGTAATCCAGATCACCATGGACCGTGCAGAGACCGGCGGCCTTTCTGGCGCCACGCTCGAGGAAGCCCGAAGCTGGGGTAAAGTCGGCGAGAACTCGAAGACGGTGCAGGTCTACTGCGACGCGACGATCGCCCTACCGATGATGCTGGCGGCGGTCAACGAGCGAAAGCAGAAAAAGTAA
- a CDS encoding ABC transporter ATP-binding protein has product MGWRMIEAHNVIKSYGTKKALDNFEMSVEKNAVHAIIGPNGSGKSTVIKILSLLIKPDSGSISIDGISINNVRELRPMISVVPELQAIPENRSPRQILENAGKAARLPREETKYRIDVLAEMLDIMADLDRKVGDTSLGIKRRVSLGVSLINDASLILMDGSLAELDPGFSVQFMNALKATRDKTVVLTANNMNLIDQVCDSVTIIKDGMTLMNESMLSIREKIGRPGVILRVSPINIQKVESVLRHQIYANRIKVGEDYLLVEVDDFLHIPSIIRQASAFTEVYEARQTMTSLEDMYHALIEPAENQ; this is encoded by the coding sequence ATGGGTTGGCGAATGATCGAAGCGCACAACGTCATTAAGAGTTATGGCACCAAAAAGGCGCTCGATAATTTCGAGATGTCCGTAGAAAAGAACGCAGTCCACGCCATCATCGGCCCCAATGGAAGCGGCAAGAGCACGGTCATCAAAATACTTTCCTTACTCATTAAGCCCGATTCGGGCAGCATATCGATCGATGGCATATCCATCAACAACGTTCGCGAGCTGCGCCCCATGATCAGCGTCGTGCCGGAGCTCCAGGCCATACCCGAGAACCGCTCGCCCCGCCAGATCCTGGAAAACGCGGGAAAGGCCGCCAGGCTGCCCAGGGAAGAGACGAAGTACCGGATCGATGTCCTGGCCGAGATGCTGGACATCATGGCCGACCTGGACAGGAAAGTCGGGGATACGTCACTGGGCATAAAGCGGCGCGTCTCATTAGGCGTTTCGCTCATCAACGACGCCAGCCTCATCCTAATGGACGGCTCGCTGGCCGAGCTCGACCCCGGCTTCAGCGTGCAGTTCATGAACGCCCTCAAGGCCACGCGGGACAAGACCGTCGTGCTCACGGCAAACAACATGAACTTGATAGATCAGGTATGCGATAGCGTCACCATCATCAAGGACGGCATGACGCTCATGAACGAGAGCATGCTGTCCATTCGCGAGAAGATCGGGCGTCCTGGCGTCATCCTCCGTGTCAGCCCTATTAATATTCAAAAGGTGGAATCGGTACTGAGGCACCAGATCTACGCTAACCGCATCAAAGTGGGTGAGGACTATCTTTTAGTCGAGGTGGACGATTTCCTGCACATACCGAGCATCATCCGGCAGGCGTCCGCGTTCACCGAGGTCTACGAGGCCCGGCAGACCATGACCTCGCTCGAGGACATGTACCACGCGCTCATCGAGCCGGCCGAGAACCAGTGA
- a CDS encoding nitroreductase family protein: protein MDFTDIIKSRRSIRQYQEKAIPQKDIDDILACARLAPTAINIQPWLIGCITDKSLLQKLGETADHGKFIKDAVACFAVFCEKGQKYYLEDGSAATMNIIYACAAKGIGTCWVAGDKKAYVDDVRKLLNVPEKYTLVALVPAGYPAGQPKPSKKPVEEVTFKDRYKA, encoded by the coding sequence ATGGACTTTACTGATATCATCAAGAGCCGCCGAAGTATCCGCCAGTACCAGGAAAAGGCTATACCGCAAAAAGACATCGACGATATCCTGGCATGCGCCCGCCTGGCACCCACGGCCATAAACATCCAGCCCTGGCTTATTGGCTGCATTACAGATAAATCGCTCCTGCAAAAGCTCGGCGAAACAGCGGACCATGGAAAATTCATCAAAGATGCCGTCGCCTGCTTCGCCGTGTTCTGCGAAAAGGGCCAGAAGTACTATCTCGAGGACGGCTCCGCAGCCACGATGAACATTATCTATGCTTGCGCCGCGAAGGGCATCGGCACCTGCTGGGTCGCAGGCGATAAAAAGGCCTACGTCGATGACGTGCGAAAGCTGCTTAACGTGCCCGAAAAGTATACGCTCGTCGCCCTCGTGCCGGCGGGCTACCCCGCGGGACAGCCGAAACCGTCCAAAAAGCCGGTAGAAGAGGTCACGTTCAAAGACCGGTACAAAGCATAA